The Bos mutus isolate GX-2022 chromosome 7, NWIPB_WYAK_1.1, whole genome shotgun sequence genome window below encodes:
- the ZMAT2 gene encoding zinc finger matrin-type protein 2 — protein MASGSGTKNLDFRRKWDKDEYEKLAEKRLTEEREKKDGKPVQPVKRELLRHRDYKVDLESKLGKTIVITKTTPQSEMGGYYCNVCDCVVKDSINFLDHINGKKHQRNLGMSMRVERSTLDQVKKRFEVNKKKMEEKQKDYDFEERMKELREEEEKAKAYKKEKQKEKKRRAEEDLTFEEDDEMAAVMGFSGFGSTKKSY, from the exons ATGGCGTCAGGCAGTGGG acaAAAAACTTGGACTTTCGCCGAAAGTGGGACAAAGATGAATATGAGAAGCTCGCCGAGAAGAGGCTCacggaagagagagaaaagaaggatg GAAAACCAGTGCAGCCAGTTAAGCGAGAGCTTCTCCGGCATAGGGACTACAAGGTGGACCTGGAATCCAAACTCGGGAAGACAATTGTCATTACCAAGACCACCCCACAGTCTGAGATGGGAGG atACTACTGCAATGTCTGTGACTGTGTGGTGAAAGACTCCATTAACTTCCTGGATCACATTAATGGAAAGAAAC ATCAGCGAAACCTGGGCATGTCTATGCGTGTGGAACGTTCTACCTTGGATCAGGTGAAGAAACGTTTTGAAGTAAACAAGAAGAAGatggaagagaagcagaaggattATGATTTTGAGGAAAGGATGAAAGAACTCAGAGAAGAG GAGGAAAAGGCCAAAGCCTacaagaaagagaagcagaaggagaagaaaaggagggcTGAGGAGGACTTGACATTTGAGGAGGATGATGAAATGGCAGCTGTGATGGGCTTCTCTGGCTTTGGTTCCACCAAGAAGAGTTACTGA